From a region of the Acidicapsa acidisoli genome:
- a CDS encoding phosphatidylglycerophosphatase A family protein, with translation MTSKAQAKLDAKASALEAARVMAAKGGWPEGATCSFRAGRKTFWAWAVATFFGSGLGKPGPGTWGSVAATLIWTATALFLHPSPQSLLGLTLAGIALSITLGVPAATIVARESCRKDPGFVVIDEVAGVWITLLGAIYHPDWKHILLALLLFRVFDITKPFPVRQLEKLPEGSGIVFDDVAAGLYAWAVLLLLNRWI, from the coding sequence GTGACCAGTAAAGCGCAAGCCAAACTCGACGCCAAAGCCAGCGCACTGGAAGCGGCCCGCGTGATGGCTGCGAAAGGCGGCTGGCCCGAAGGCGCGACCTGCTCCTTCCGGGCGGGGCGAAAGACGTTTTGGGCCTGGGCCGTTGCCACCTTCTTCGGCTCAGGCCTCGGCAAACCCGGCCCCGGCACCTGGGGCTCCGTAGCCGCCACGCTGATCTGGACCGCAACCGCCCTGTTTCTCCATCCCAGCCCGCAATCGCTGCTCGGCCTCACCCTGGCGGGAATTGCTCTTTCGATCACCCTCGGCGTGCCGGCCGCGACCATCGTCGCCCGCGAAAGCTGCCGCAAAGACCCCGGCTTCGTAGTCATCGACGAAGTAGCTGGCGTCTGGATCACCCTGCTCGGCGCCATCTACCACCCCGACTGGAAACACATCCTCCTGGCTCTTCTGCTCTTCCGGGTCTTTGATATCACCAAACCGTTTCCCGTCCGCCAGCTCGAAAAACTGCCCGAGGGATCGGGTATCGTCTTCGACGACGTGGCCGCCGGGTTGTATGCTTGGGCAGTGCTGTTGTTGCTAAACCGATGGATCTAG
- a CDS encoding gluconolaconase — protein MPRLAKQTLLPPIIENVFPAAALPGGDVEVRGKNLGPQAMTIPAVRIDGISAHVLMSSESRLCFRVPEQASAGLIEIRNQDGASNTFPVTVARELSDGLHPVTSPVVSRSGMTFATISGPRGKQTPVSIVRVSPDRVGTPFVSGILNPTGLAFDPEGTLYVTSRAEGTVYRIDAGGEATVYAEGMGVATGAAFDADGNLFVGDRNGTIFKIAPGNSDIGRKIFVYATLEPSVSAYHLAVASDGTLFVTAPSLSPNDCIWAIDRDGSTSAWFRGLSRPQGLALDRDGNIYVTASLRGQRGLIRITPGGHAELIVAGHNLVGVAFSPLGTAVLATNEAVYDVELGVEGLKLF, from the coding sequence ATGCCCAGACTCGCGAAACAAACCCTGCTCCCTCCGATCATCGAGAACGTTTTCCCCGCGGCAGCCCTGCCCGGCGGCGACGTGGAGGTGCGCGGGAAAAATCTGGGTCCGCAGGCCATGACCATCCCGGCAGTGCGGATCGACGGCATCTCTGCGCACGTTCTGATGAGCAGCGAAAGCCGCCTCTGCTTCCGCGTACCGGAACAGGCATCGGCCGGCCTGATCGAAATTCGCAACCAGGACGGAGCCAGCAATACCTTCCCGGTTACCGTCGCACGCGAGCTCTCCGACGGCCTACACCCCGTGACCAGCCCGGTTGTAAGCCGCTCCGGAATGACCTTTGCGACCATCTCCGGACCGCGCGGCAAGCAGACGCCAGTTTCCATCGTTCGCGTCAGCCCCGACCGCGTCGGAACACCCTTTGTCAGCGGAATCCTCAACCCCACCGGCCTGGCCTTCGATCCCGAGGGCACGCTCTACGTCACCTCGCGCGCTGAGGGGACCGTGTACCGCATCGACGCGGGAGGCGAAGCCACTGTTTACGCCGAGGGCATGGGCGTCGCCACCGGAGCAGCCTTCGACGCGGACGGCAACTTATTTGTCGGCGACCGCAATGGGACGATTTTCAAGATTGCTCCAGGCAACTCCGATATTGGCCGCAAAATCTTCGTCTACGCCACACTGGAGCCTAGCGTCTCCGCCTACCATCTTGCAGTTGCCTCCGATGGAACACTCTTCGTCACCGCCCCATCGCTTTCGCCCAATGACTGCATCTGGGCCATCGACCGCGACGGCAGCACCTCCGCCTGGTTCCGCGGCCTCAGCCGCCCGCAGGGACTGGCGCTCGACCGCGACGGCAATATCTATGTCACCGCATCCCTGCGCGGCCAGCGCGGACTCATCCGCATCACTCCCGGCGGTCACGCCGAGCTCATCGTCGCCGGACACAACCTCGTCGGAGTCGCATTCTCTCCTCTCGGAACCGCGGTGCTCGCCACCAACGAAGCCGTATATGATGTCGAGTTGGGCGTGGAAGGCTTAAAGCTCTTCTGA